The genome window GCGAACCCGGCGGCGATGGTGAACACATCGAGAATGACCTGGTGCTTGAGCACGTACGAGTAGAGGAACTGCGAGGCGAAGTACAGCACAGCCACCAGGCCGAACTCGCGGCTGAGCATGAAGGCGAGGGGGATAGCGGCCCCGGCGAGCAGGGCGGCGACGGCGAGGGCAAGCAGCGGCGAGACGAGACCGGCAGCGATTGGCCGCCGCCGCTTTTCCGGGTGCTGACGGTCGCGCTCGATGTCGGCGACGTCGTTGACCAAGTAGGTGGCGCTTGCGAGCGCACAGAAGAGGATAAACGCAGCAACGCTTTTGCCGAAGACCGTCAGGAGCGAGACAGGGTCGCCGGGTCGCCAATAGAGATTGATCGTGAACACTGCCGCCATAAACACGGCGCCGTTCTTCGTCCACTGCTTCGGACGCAGCGCGCGCAGGAGGCTCACCGCAAGCGGCGGGTGGGGAGCGGCGAGCCGCTCTGAAGCAGTCTCGACAGGGCGGGGCGCGGCCGTCATTCGCGACACTCTCCTCGCGCGGGTACCGCGGCGTTTCCGGAAGTTTGCGTCATCGGGGCGGCGTTTGCCGAGGCCGGGCTCCTGTCCGCTCGCGCCGACGGACGGTCATGCCGGGGGAAGCGCGATCCGGGTGAGGAGATAGGCGTCTGGAAATTCTGTTCCCGCGGTGACTGGAATGGGAAGGCGGTCGCCGCCGCCCCACACGTACATTCCGATGTAGACCCGGTACTCCCCGGCCGGAAGCCCGCCGAGATCGAGCCGGCGCCGATCGGGAAGAAAGCGCCCCGGCGGGAAGTCGGTTGTGGGGAACAGCCCGTCGAGCGGCTCACTGTCGTGCTGCCAGACACGGCGGCCGTCGGCGTCGAGCACATGGACGAAAACAGTGTAGCGGTCGTCAGGCGGGCGGAGCGCCTGCCACCAGAGCGTCAGTTCGTAGCGACGATTGCCCAGCGGAGTGAGGTCATGCCCGCTGAGACGGATCTGGCCGCCGATGTCGACTGCGGCAGGGT of Dehalococcoidia bacterium contains these proteins:
- a CDS encoding decaprenyl-phosphate phosphoribosyltransferase, which translates into the protein MTAAPRPVETASERLAAPHPPLAVSLLRALRPKQWTKNGAVFMAAVFTINLYWRPGDPVSLLTVFGKSVAAFILFCALASATYLVNDVADIERDRQHPEKRRRPIAAGLVSPLLALAVAALLAGAAIPLAFMLSREFGLVAVLYFASQFLYSYVLKHQVILDVFTIAAGFALRVVGGAFAIDVPVSPWLYVCTILGALFLGLCKRRHELLLLEDGATNHRKTLEAYTTQLLDQMIAVVTASTVIAYSLYTFSASNLPANHAMMLTIPFVLYGLFRYLYLVYQRGLGGSPDDLLLRDAPLLIDVVLWIGVSLLVLYFAR